A single region of the Candidatus Dormiibacterota bacterium genome encodes:
- a CDS encoding DUF305 domain-containing protein, with product MMKHRIFATIFAAVILAIGSAVPSSGQSTAPTAQTRYPQWTGSGYPAARHLEVMLLQFDNAAVNMAEAAQRSTTDANVKRLASDIIAQRARELTTMRSSYQKQYGETPPAWGGTGGNYGPMGGGGMMGGGRGNNGYNMMGGTMGQMMAYGDGYQTMMGNSSNWWGGGNAGTAFVPALMRLDAM from the coding sequence ATGATGAAACATCGTATTTTTGCCACGATATTCGCCGCTGTAATCCTCGCGATTGGGTCGGCCGTGCCGTCCTCCGGCCAGTCCACGGCGCCGACGGCCCAGACTCGTTATCCGCAATGGACGGGTTCAGGCTATCCGGCCGCACGCCACCTCGAAGTAATGCTGTTACAGTTCGACAATGCGGCGGTCAACATGGCGGAGGCTGCTCAGCGTAGCACTACCGACGCGAACGTGAAGCGACTTGCAAGCGACATCATCGCCCAGCGCGCCCGCGAACTCACCACCATGCGCTCCTCCTATCAAAAACAGTATGGGGAAACGCCGCCTGCGTGGGGCGGAACGGGCGGAAATTACGGCCCGATGGGCGGCGGCGGCATGATGGGCGGGGGCCGCGGCAACAACGGCTACAATATGATGGGCGGGACGATGGGCCAGATGATGGCGTACGGCGACGGCTATCAGACGATGATGGGCAATTCGTCGAATTGGTGGGGCGGCGGCAACGCGGGGACGGCCTTCGTTCCTGCGCTGATGCGGCTCGACGCGATG